Sequence from the Natronomonas marina genome:
GAACCGCGTATCGAGTGAGCAACCAGCGGTCCAGGGTCACATTCAGCAGGCGATTGCGGCATTACAGCGGCTTGATGGCGAACTCTGAACTCGCCTGACGACGGCGAGTCACAGTTTTCAATGAACACCTACGATGTGCCGAGCATCATATCCGATTTACCCATATAAACGTTTGGAAAATCGTGGTTTTGAGTACTAATTCGCTTTCTCAGTTTACAATCCATTAAGTGTATGTGGGTATTATAGATGGATGTAATGGTAGCTGAAGATGCGGTCCCCGCGACTGAAGCACATGAATTGACCGGTGGCAGTGTTGACCCTGACATCCGAACTGACATTGAGACTGACGACCGATTCTATCCGCCTGCAGATGGCACGGACGGTGAGCAATCCGGAACGACTGGTGAACTTGCGGACACCACACAGACAGCCACATCGGACGTTAACCACGAAGTGCTGAATTCCGAGACAGCGCGACAATTCAAAACGCAATTTCGCCGACGAACGGACAGCGATATCGTGAATGTCGCGGCGGTAGAGGATGACTATGTTCTCATGTTCGACAGCAAGAGTACTGGCGAGTGGATGATTCGCGTCCCGAAGACCAGGCAGGCAGTGATGCCAGATGAGCGGTTCTGGACAATTCCTGAGAATTGGGAGAAACGGCTCACAGTCGACAGCCCGTACCGGCCTGAGGAAATCCTGTACAGCATCCCGGAATCAGGCGTGTTCGTGGTGGTCGAACCCCTCGCACAAAAGCTCTCCAGAAAAGCCGGGTACCGGGTGAAGTCAGTTGGTGATCTCGATATCACGTGCCGGCCGCCCAACCACGATCGGCTGGAGCCGGCGCTGGGAAAGCACGGTGTTGATGTTGAGGTGACCAACGAGATAGATCAGCTGATTGAGCGCTGGAGTGAATTCGAAGTGAAGTACTTGATGCAACTTATCGAGGACGGGCGGCAGTACGTGATGAGTGCGGTGACCATCCGGGAGACGCCGACGGTTGACTCGTGGTACTTTGACCCATGGGCGGGTGAGCGGGAGCAGAAGCTTAGTGAGATCATCAGCTCTGTCTGTGATGTCGACGACGATATCAGCAAACTGTTGGCTGGCTTTCTGGCCGAAACGGGCATCGCAATGCAGTCGGCAGAGCTCACCGTGGATGAGGACACGCGACTGCCGCCCGGATACCGAGTGCAGGCTGCCGTTGAGCGTGGGTGTGCGCCGGGCGACGCGGTGGATGAACTCACGGAGCGATTCGATGCGACTACACCGATGTCGTCATCGGCCAGCCGGGAGGCGGACGACCCGAGGACGAGGCAAATCTTCCGATCGGCAATCCAGCAAGTCGCCGTCCGAGAGTCACGGTAATAGCTGGACGCGCCAGTATCAACCAAACTGAGTCCTATAACTTCCACGTGCTGGACGGCGACCTGTGTCACCGACAAGGGGAGTGATGTGCCGGAATAACTCGCTCCGGTGTGACGCTTCGTAGTCTGGAAGAGTATAAATTTGGATTATTCCCGAATTATTGGTAACTATTAGATGTACGAACTGTTCGACGAGACAGCGGCCCGCGTCCTGCTCGCTATCGAGCCGGGCGATTCGATCCGACGAGTGGCCCACCACCTCCACACCCCGTACGAGACAGTCCGGCAGGCGGTCAACCGACTTGAGGATGCGGGCTATCTCGCCTACGACGGTGGCCTGTTCGTCACCGACGATCGCGTCCGCGAGACAGCACGCGACCTACTGGCCGCGAGTGCTGATGTGAGTCCACCATCCATCGAAGAGGCGTACGTCCTCCCGCAGTTCGGCGACTGGCCGTTCGCGTTCGCTCGGATCGATGCCGTCTACGTCTGGACGCAGGGTGGCTACCAGGTCGGTCGGAATCCCGACGACTATCCGATATTTCTTGCCGTCCGTGAACAGGACATCGAGAGGTGGCAGAGCTTTTTCCAGCGATTCGGACTTCCGACGGCGTTCGAGCGCCAACCGCGAGACGCGGTTGAGGGGACACTCCAGATCGTCCTCGATCCGCGACCCACGCTCGAAATCGACCACGTCGACGGCTACTCGGTCGTCCCTCGTGACGAGACCGTCGCCTACATGCGTGAGCACTACGCGCAGTTCCAGTCGGCGCTGTCGATGCTTGACCGGATGTACGACGATCTCGATGTGGCCGACCGCGAGTCGGAACAGGGTCGCTCGTGAGCTTCATGATGATGGCACCACTGCCCCTCAGGACACCGGTGACCACATGGCCGCCAGGGGAACCAGACCCGCCTTGATGATTTGGTGATTGTCGATTTACAATGATGTTTATGAAATACACAGACGGCGACTTTCTGAAAACCCTAACCTTCAAATAAGGGCGTGTGAAGCCCTGAGACTCTGTTTTGCGTCCCCAGTTTCCAACTCTTTATGGCAGTATGGTTCATATGCTTATCCGGAATCAGATATGACCGGATATCACACAGGATGGTTAGACCATAGCGAGTACTTGCAGGCACGCACCCCGCTCACTGAACGGCAAGCAGATGTACTTGCCCTCTGGAAAAACGGTGAATCGATTGATGAAATCGGCGACACCCTTGGGCTCCCTTCGGACAGGGTCGAAGACCACTGGTCTGACATCCTTGACCAGTGGGACCGGGCTCAAGAACTCTGTACGATTTTGGGACCGCAACCATGGGATGACGGCGAGACGCGGGACATCGACGCCGTCGACGATACGACGTGGAATCTGCTTGCCTCTACCGCGAGGAACGAGTCCGACGAAGACCGTACTCGTGTCGAACTCGAATTGTATTTCGGGCATTGGGGCATATGTGATCCTACCTACCTCTTCGTCGAACGGGAAATCAAGGATGTCGACGACTACGCGACCGAGACCAACGTGAAACGTGGAGCCTACGTACCAGATGGATTACGCAATACCATCTACGAGGGCGTAGATACGATCGACGAGTTCTACTTGCGCTCCGTATTACTGGAAAAGAGTGGTATTGACCCGGGCGCGGACTATGCGCCGCACCCGGAGGATGTGCTTGACCGAGACATCTCTCGGAACGAAATCGAGGCCGCTCGGGAGCGCGTTATGGATCGCGTCGTCCATCACACTGTCGAGTAAAAGAGGTGCCGACGGTGAATCCAGCTTCTACGTACGTCGAGACGTCACGAGAACGATCTCCGATGTATCGGTACGTGGCAGACAACGGAGAAGGCGTGGCGAAACAGGAGATAGAGCACGTAAGGGTTGCTGGGCGTCGGATCGCACTATCCGACGCTGTGACCGCCGCGGAACGAACACTCATCAAAGAAGCCATCGAAGCGACAACGCAGTCTGCAAAAACCTGTTTTGGAAACGCGCTGCGAATGTGGGTATACAATGACCGGTTCAAGTATACCGAGGGATTCGCGGTCATGGACGATCTCGATCTGGATGGGACTGAGCATGCGTGGTGTATGCTGGACGGGGAGAAACTCGTGGATGTCACCGAGGCATTCGACGATTATCACGGGGCGATCATTTCCGACCCTGAGATTCTAGAACGCTACACGGGAGCAGAGCTCACTAACAGCGGGATAATCGGAAATCACAACAACCGGTACGAGTTCCTTCGAGAACGAGGGTACACAGACTACAGGTAACACGGTTAGGTGGCTCAGTGCTCTTGTGTAGGAACACCCCGCAGTCGTGACTGAGTATCGGATCGAATCGGCGTTATTCATGCGCGTGTGAACGCGTCGATTAGCACAGCGAGCAGGCGACGCAGATCCTGCTGAGATTCGAGCCTAGCAGAACAGTTAGATTCTGTGTATGCTCAGCGGTTCAAGAGCTGACTTTCCCGAAACTAGCACTAAACAATCACCTTTATCACTGCTGGATTTAGAGTCTATGTACGCTGAGCGGCTATGGAGTCAACAAACGAGGAAGAAGCTCAACGAAAGAGCCTGTCGACGCGCGAGTCGCAGGCACTGTCACGGCTCGCAAGCGAGAACCGGCAGGTCATCACGATTAGTGACATCGCGGACGCACTTGACATCCCGCGGAAGTCGGCGAAGGATATGGCGTATGCGCTCAAGGAGAAAGGGTGGCTTGAGCGGATCGCTCACGGGAAGTATCTCATCCTGCCGCTCGCTGCGGGCGAGAACGCGGTCTATACCGCACACGAGTTCGTAATCGCGTCAGCGCTCGTGGAGCCAATGTACGTCGGGTACTGGAGTGCGCTGAATCACCACGGGCTTACAGAGCAGATGTCCCGCACTGTGTACATCGTGACGACAGTGCGCGCCCAAGAGCGCGAAATCCACGGTGTTACGTATCGACCCGTGTCGGTCACTGAGCAGAAGTTTTTCGGCTATCAACCGACTCCGGTTGGGTCGAGCCAGGTGAACATTTCGAGTGTCGAAAAGACCCTGGTCGATTGCGCCGACCATCCGGAGTTCTGCGGAGGTATCAGCGAGCTTGCGAAGGCGATGCAGAACGCTGTTGAGATGCGATGTTCATGGGAGCGAGTCATCGAGTACCTGCGGCGTGTCGGGAACGGTGCCGCAACGAAACGAATTGTCTATCTCGCCGACCAGTTGGATATCGACCTTCCGGAGTATCGGGACCTCGTTGAGAACTTCACGACTGGATATCCACTACTTGATCCGACGAGAGAAGCGACGGGGACCCGTGACAGCACATACCAACTCCGCCTGAACGTCACCCCCGAATCGTTCCTCGCGGATGAGTTCTCATGATTTCCGACGCGCAACTCCGACGGCTGGCCAGAGAACTGGATGCTATGGATGAGACGGACTCCGATAGGAGCGACTGCTCGTCTCGGGATCAGCACCAGAATTATGGGGTATCGGGTTATAGGTTATAGTGACAGGGCAACATGGCTGATGGTGATGTCGTACTCAACCGGAACTTCGAGGTTGATGCCGAGGCAGGGACACGGGTCGAATTGTTCGCTGTCGAGAGCTCCTCGTCACCGGGCGGGTACTACTACCGATTTCAGTACTACGCTCCGGAAGAGGGGGAGCAGATCCTCCGGTACGACAACGCCCACGATTCCGATGTCGGTCCGCATCACCGGCACCACGCTGACGAGGTGACCGGCATCGAGTTCGAGGGGCTCCAAGACCATGTTACCCGCTTTCGCCACGAGGTGACCGAAATCAATGCCCGACGATAACCACACCGACATGCCCGCACCCGAGGATATGAACTTCCCGGACACACTGCGCGTCACGATTGCCTCGGCCGAGGATGCATTCGACGAGGCGGTCGAAGCCGCCGGCGCTGCCGAGGACGGCGAGCAGCGCGACGCGGTCGTCTCGTTCGAGACTGCCGAGGGAATCCGGAAACTGCTCACGGATCGCCGACTCGAACTGCTGCGCTCGCTGATGGGTCGGCCAGCCGAGAGCATCACGGAGTTGGCCGACCGACTCGGACGCAGTTACTCGGCCGTGCACGAAGATGTTGAAGTCCTCGCTGAGTACGGGATCGTCCAGTACCGCGAGGCAGGGCAGGCGAAGCAGCCCTTCGTCCCCTACGAGACGATCGAGTTCGACGTGACAATCCGTGCGCCGCTGACGGGCGGCGACACTGAAGCCCCTGTATGAGAGAAGATGGTCGCCAGAACTAGTTCAGGATGTACATCGGACGGGGGGAGGGGGTGTGTCCGCAATTAGGCTGATATGTTTGTTACAGTATATTATAGTGCAGAGGGAGGGGTGTGTCCGCAAAAGAATACACTTTCAGGGTTTGATGATGGCGTGTAATAGAGGGGATTGAAATGGTTTCGATATCAGTATTTTTTAAATTCGTCTGTGTGCGCGCCAGCGGGTCATCGGTTGCGCAGGAACAACGAAAGCTGTGGAATCACCGGATGACGTACGTATCAGCGTCCAGAGAACGGCGTAGACGGACCACACCCACACGATTTTGCCGCTCACTACCGAAGGTACTGGTATGTCCTTCCGCGAGAGTTGGTCCACGTTGGTGGAGGAACTCGATACGCTCCCTGAGGGTGCGACGCTGCGCACGCCGCTCTCGCACAAGCAGTTTCGCACTGCCGATGTCCAAGAACACCGTGTCATCATCAAGTTTCTCGACCGCGAGCATGATGAGACACGGCCGTTACACCGCGACCAGTTCGAGACGCTGTACCGACGGATCACTGACGAACCGAACGGATTCGAGCTTGATCGACTGCCGCCTGACGCCGACCCGTATCCAGCAGTCCTGAGCGTCCACCCACGCTTCGAAATCGACGAAGAAAGGGGTGTGATTGTCGAGACAGACGCGGAGACCACGAGCCAGGTACTGGACGCTGCGGATGACACCGACGCTGAGGCGACAGACCGAATGGAGCCGGACCTGGATGTCTATGCGGATGCGCTGCTGCTTGTTGACGCCCTCGAACGACACGACGTGACCGCGCTCCAAGACATGGAGACAGACGGACTCGTCAACATCTATACGCTCCTCTCGGACGTCCAACGCAACGCGAACGATCTCCGCCAGGACGTGGGCGATGTGCTTCTCAGCCGGCTGCACCACGACCGACCAGTCAGCGGTCCCTTCGGGTCCGTCCAGCGGACGACACGACGCAATCGGTCGCTGAAAGACGAGGAGGAGGTCCTGGACACGCTTGCGGAGGCCGGGATTGACCGCGAACGGGTGATGGGGGTTGACCGCGACAAGGTCGATGATGCACTCGCTGTCACGGATCTCTCCGAATCTGATGTCTACGAGATCGAAGAGTCAGCGTACGTCCGGAAGGCCGAGGTGGATCAGGACCGCAAAGAAACGCGACTACAGGGGCTCAAGGATCAACTCGCGGCGACCGAGGGCGAGGAGGCCGCCGAGCTTCGTAACGAGATCGAAGCCCTCGAAGCCCGGATCGATGAATTGACTGAATTCAAATCTGGCCGGGAGTTCCACACGCAGGCCGGCGGCGAGTCATAGGTTGACGGCTGATGGTGGAGACTGGTCTGCGAGGCAAACGAATCGCTACTGGAGTTCTGCGCCACAGTTCGGACAGAAGCGTTCGTCGCCGTCCAGCAGGTGAAGACACTCGACACAGAAGCGGTTGCTCGGTGCGGTGGCAACCTCTTCGAGGAAGTCCATCGCAGTTCGGTCTTCGACACCTGGCCCATAACCATCAGCATACCCCGGTAACGTCGAAGCCCACTGGACGGTCCCCTCATCATCGACGAGTGCGACGTTGCCGGCGATGTCGAGCTTCCCGTATCGTTTGAAGCCTTCTGAGGGAGTCGGCTCGATGGACTGGTTCAGAGCACGATTCCGTTTGAGGTCACGTTCGTAGACGGTTTCTGGCGTCGCAGACCGTACCTCGCCGGGAAACTCCGTAATCGATCCGTGTTGTTCGTCGATCCGATCGATCTCCACCGCGAGGCCATGGTCATCGTGGAGCGTTCGCAACAGTCGGAGCACATGCTCGTGGTGCTCACGAATATCGGCGTCAGCGTAGTATCGGAGTTTCATATTCGGCGGGTTACGCGTGATGCACGATATGCTTCATGTCAGTCTCGATTTCCCGACGACCAGAGGGCGTGATTCGGTACACCGTCTCTTGGGGCTGGTCGTCAGGAGCGCCGATACGGGCTGCGAGGCCAGCATCGATGAGATCACCGACGTGACTCTCAACGCCGTCCTCGACGATTGTGGCGAGATCCTCTCTGGAGACGTCACCGTTCTCGTGCAGGTAGGACAGGATCGCGTACTTGGTGGCGTGTGCGAGTGCTGCTTTCCGCGCAACCGCATCATCAAGCGTTCCGAACGACTCGTCGAATCGGTCTCTCGCCCATCCTTCGACCGGCGATGTCATATCCCGAAGTTCGCGTCCGATAGAGGTAATTCCTCGTGATTCGCATCGGCAGCCACTCGCTCCGATTGTCACGGGGAATCCATCTCAGTGTCAACTGTGGACTGGCTGTTCAGACGGAGCCGTATAGCCAGTTCGCGTGCCTTCTGAATTTCAGGCCACTGTGCCAGTACTATTGTCGGATTAGACCTTCAGCAGGTGATCATAGATCCGTTCGGTCGTCTGGATACTCCGGTGACGGAGCCGATTGCGGACATCGTAGAGCGTGTTCTCATCTTCTTCGTTCATCATCCGGTAGGCAACACCATGTCGGAGCGCATGCGGTGTCACGTCACCGGCATCACCGCGACTGCCGTCAATTTTGTATGGGCGCACTGCTGCTGCTTCAGCAACTTTGTGAAGCATATTCCGGACGCCCTGCTCTGAAATTCTGTCCGAGGAACGAGATGGGAACAGCGCTGGTGATTCCTTCCATCGATTGGTGAGGTAGGCCGACAGCAATCGTGCAGTATCGTCCGCCAGTTCGAGCGTTACCGGCGGTGGCGAGTTCTCGTTGGGGTAGTCTTTCTGGATCTCTGTTGGCAGATAGAGTTCCGAGTTGTTGCTCCGAAGCAGTGAGACATCCACTTGGACGAGTTCCCCCACTCGAAGTCCGGTATCGTACGTGAACGCAATGATGGCTTCGTTGCGTTGTTGGAGATACTCTGCACCTGTCGCGTAACAGGCCGATCGGAGTGCTTCGACTTGGTCTGGCGTGAGCCATACTTTGGCACGAACTTTGGAATCTGCAGAATCGCTCATTACAATGAATCCTCTTTATATACTATCACGGGCCATGGGCAATTGAACTTTGGAGTTCACAAACAGACTCCAAAGTTTAGATATTGGTGGTTTTCTATCTACTCCCAGACACACGAAAAGCAGACAAGATCAGATCAGGTATCCATCGTTGAGGCCTTCACACCAAGTGATCTCGAAAGGGAGCTCGGAATTGATTTCGTCCAGGGCACGCATAATTTCCGGTCTAGTTTCGTATGCTTTGGCCATTCCTTCCCAACTCTCATTATAGGAATGCTCCACCTCCCACTCGTCGATCGAGGATCCGCCCCGCATTCTTAGGTAGTGAGTGATTTTCAGATCCCTAATCTCAATTCTAATCTCATTGATTTCCTCATGCTTCCCCGACTTCCAAGTCACATGGAGTTTCGTAGAATTGTTGGGGAATTTGGAATGAAATCTCGAACATACCTTATCGAGCATATTCTCTGCTGAGGATTCAATTTTCTCTTCGAGCTGGCTATAGATATGGTCAGGTATGTCCCCTCGTGAGTCGAAATAATCAAGTAATTTCTGTATCTCGCTTTCCGTTAGTTCCGGTAACTTTGAGGGGTCAAGGTTTGGTGCGTCTTCTTGATGACTATCGACTCCTTGATTGTTTGTATAGATGAGATCAGCTGATCGGAGTGGATTGATGATCCCCCATGGGAGATCATCTTCGTCTTCGTAACCCAACTCAGATATAAGTTGATCGGCTTCGCTGGTAGTCTGGTAGGTTATGTTCCCAACATCAGACGGTCGAGCAGTAATATAATATCCATCGTCATTCACGTATGAGTGAAAGACTGGCACACTACCCACTCCTCTCGGCGGGATATAAATACGGGGGTCTATCGACTCAGGAAACCTGAGGCGACTGAGCACTCCAGAGTTGGATAAAAAATAGGGGTCGGGGGTTCACGAGTTGGTGTCGTAGAGCTCCTTCACGTAGGCACCGTCGTGGAGCATGAGTTGGACTTCGCCACGGGGGTCGTAGTAGTGGTCTTTGCCGTTCAGGATGTAGACTTTTCCAGGTTCCAGGCGAACGTCGGGGTCGTAGACAACGAAGGCCCGGATGTCTCCGTAGTTCATCGACTTGTCCCAGAGGAGCCCCTTCTGGTAGGGTCGATGGCTGTTCAGATCTTGCTCACAAGTCACCTGAGCTTTAACGAGGACATTGTCTCCTGTCCCAGAAAGATCGGCGAGATCAGCGAGTCCCTGCTTTTGCGCCATTTCAGTTACCTCCCTTTCGAGTGATGCTGATCGCTCCGGTGCTCCGACCAGCCTCGGCGGTCGAACCACACCACGGGCAGGTCTCGTTTGTTCGAAGCGGTTCGTGGGGGTGACCGCACCCCTGACACCGAACCTTGCCGGGTGCTTGGACCCGTGTCCTACTGGCGTACATCACGGTCGTAATGACTCCGTTCTTGCAGGTCATCAGCAGGTCCATCAACGGGTGGAGCCGAGCCTCGTGGTAGTCTTTGTCCGGTGCTTCGACTCGAACCCCGCGTTCCCACGCTGTTGCGAGGGGGACGTCTCCGTTGTCGAATCGGTTGTCGTACTCGTCTGCTGCGTGGGACGACACAACTGGACGCTGATGCTGGTCGCTGGTGGTTTTCGTGTTCATGGGTAGAATCCTCTGGTCGGCAAGGTCGGATCCGCCCCTGCCGAAGTGTGCTCAGTCGGACGAACGGTCTCTGAGAATCGCTATCGCGTCGTCGGGTGAGGGGAATATCGAACCGGCAAGCTACACGCTACGCTCGGTGACGATGCTCTGGGCTCAAGTTCACTTCGGCGGGACGTCAACCGAAGCGAGAGTGCTGCTCAGAACGTTGAAAACCCTTCGCAATCCACGGAGTCATCCCCTGACGCCGCTCAACGTAGGGTCAAAGGGCCCGAAGCCCCTTCGTGTAATCCTTCGCGGGCGAGCGCCAAAGGTAACCCTTAGCTGACGAAGCCGAGCCAATCATCACGACCTGCCGTAAGGCAGGTAAAGGGTATTATGGAAGGCCTCGAAAAGAGGCCGGAAAATCGGCATACCCTCGCTGGCTCTCCGAGCCACCTCAGCCGGGAACCCCTCAATAACAGTATTGTCGCAGGACCATACTTAAACCCAAATTAAGGGAGTACCCCCTCATCTGTTTCCGTATCCTGTCATACTCCGGACTGTTCAGCAGCGCTGCATTAAAGAACGCGTCCGGTGCAGGGTTAATGGATGAGTCACTCGGTGTGGGAGACTGCCACTATTGACGATACTATCCGGGAGATCACTACTGGTGCCCGGTTAGATTATCGGGCAGGGCCCATACACGAGAGCGAAGGGGACGGAGATTTGCCGCCGGCATGGGGGGTCGATGTTGAATCATACGCCGTCGGGTACGAACCTGTAGGGGAGACTTCTATTGGGGATGCTTCAGAGCGGTACAGGCACTCAAAATTCTCTCGGTTTCGAACACCTGCTGATCGTCTCGCCAAACACAACGAGGGACGGCATCCGTCAGATGGGACGCTGAGTGCGCGGCTTGCTCGACTCGATAAGAAACGAATCACGCAAGCGTACTGTTCTCGGTTCGGTGTCACTCAGTTCCAGCGAGATGAGGCGGTGCGGGCGATGCTCTTGTTGGATCTCGACGACTTCGGACAGAACAAACGGATCGAGAAGGTGGCGTTAACAGTCATCCGGGTCGTCGTCAACTACAATCGCTTCGCACACCTACGGAAGAAGGACGCTCCGCGAATTTCGGAGACAGAGGATTTCAAACGTCTGGCTGAGTCCGTTCATCTGGATAAGCGAACGATGCGGCGGCTATCGAGAAGCATTAAGGAGAAGCTGAGCGCGGCTGAGTTCTTCGAAAAGGATCTGGAGCGCCAAGCCCTTCGACAAGCGGAGTTCCAGCACCGAACCGAACCTGACAGGCAACAACCCGGCCATGAGTGGCCTGACCATACCTCTGAATAGAACTTTCATACCGCCACTAAAATGGTGTCTTATGATTGAGGATGAATCTGGTAACGAGCGAAACTGAGTCCTGGACAGTTGAGTGGGCGACACCTACGCCAGGTGGTGATGGATACCTGGATAACTTGGTGTTGAGCCGTGACCAAGCACGTGAGTATGGCGACGAGCTTGTGATGTCCCTACGGGTGGATGGAAGCCTGCTGCAGGAGCGCGGAATAGATCCTGCTGAGCCGTTTGCGTGGAAGGTTGAAGACGGGGAGTTGCTGACAGAGCAGATTTCACGCCAATCGTTCGAAGCCGTTGCGGAGAGTAATCGAGACGATGCTGAATACGCCAGTCAAGTACTGGACTATCGAGCGAGACGACGGCTAAGCGACACACGGTAGTGGTCGGTCGCGTCCGTCGGAATCGAGACATCGGTCGTTCCCACAGTCGCTAGCGGTGATAGAGAGCTGCTTCTGCTGTCACCGTATTATGTCCAGAGAACAATCTTCGGTTAGACAA
This genomic interval carries:
- a CDS encoding helix-turn-helix domain-containing protein, translating into MPDDNHTDMPAPEDMNFPDTLRVTIASAEDAFDEAVEAAGAAEDGEQRDAVVSFETAEGIRKLLTDRRLELLRSLMGRPAESITELADRLGRSYSAVHEDVEVLAEYGIVQYREAGQAKQPFVPYETIEFDVTIRAPLTGGDTEAPV
- a CDS encoding helix-turn-helix transcriptional regulator, whose amino-acid sequence is MQARTPLTERQADVLALWKNGESIDEIGDTLGLPSDRVEDHWSDILDQWDRAQELCTILGPQPWDDGETRDIDAVDDTTWNLLASTARNESDEDRTRVELELYFGHWGICDPTYLFVEREIKDVDDYATETNVKRGAYVPDGLRNTIYEGVDTIDEFYLRSVLLEKSGIDPGADYAPHPEDVLDRDISRNEIEAARERVMDRVVHHTVE
- a CDS encoding type IV toxin-antitoxin system AbiEi family antitoxin domain-containing protein, coding for MESTNEEEAQRKSLSTRESQALSRLASENRQVITISDIADALDIPRKSAKDMAYALKEKGWLERIAHGKYLILPLAAGENAVYTAHEFVIASALVEPMYVGYWSALNHHGLTEQMSRTVYIVTTVRAQEREIHGVTYRPVSVTEQKFFGYQPTPVGSSQVNISSVEKTLVDCADHPEFCGGISELAKAMQNAVEMRCSWERVIEYLRRVGNGAATKRIVYLADQLDIDLPEYRDLVENFTTGYPLLDPTREATGTRDSTYQLRLNVTPESFLADEFS
- a CDS encoding RNA polymerase subunit sigma-70, with amino-acid sequence MYELFDETAARVLLAIEPGDSIRRVAHHLHTPYETVRQAVNRLEDAGYLAYDGGLFVTDDRVRETARDLLAASADVSPPSIEEAYVLPQFGDWPFAFARIDAVYVWTQGGYQVGRNPDDYPIFLAVREQDIERWQSFFQRFGLPTAFERQPRDAVEGTLQIVLDPRPTLEIDHVDGYSVVPRDETVAYMREHYAQFQSALSMLDRMYDDLDVADRESEQGRS
- a CDS encoding zinc ribbon domain-containing protein translates to MKLRYYADADIREHHEHVLRLLRTLHDDHGLAVEIDRIDEQHGSITEFPGEVRSATPETVYERDLKRNRALNQSIEPTPSEGFKRYGKLDIAGNVALVDDEGTVQWASTLPGYADGYGPGVEDRTAMDFLEEVATAPSNRFCVECLHLLDGDERFCPNCGAELQ
- a CDS encoding tyrosine-type recombinase/integrase; this translates as MSDSADSKVRAKVWLTPDQVEALRSACYATGAEYLQQRNEAIIAFTYDTGLRVGELVQVDVSLLRSNNSELYLPTEIQKDYPNENSPPPVTLELADDTARLLSAYLTNRWKESPALFPSRSSDRISEQGVRNMLHKVAEAAAVRPYKIDGSRGDAGDVTPHALRHGVAYRMMNEEDENTLYDVRNRLRHRSIQTTERIYDHLLKV
- a CDS encoding toxin-antitoxin system TumE family protein codes for the protein MADGDVVLNRNFEVDAEAGTRVELFAVESSSSPGGYYYRFQYYAPEEGEQILRYDNAHDSDVGPHHRHHADEVTGIEFEGLQDHVTRFRHEVTEINARR
- a CDS encoding DUF2800 domain-containing protein — translated: MSFRESWSTLVEELDTLPEGATLRTPLSHKQFRTADVQEHRVIIKFLDREHDETRPLHRDQFETLYRRITDEPNGFELDRLPPDADPYPAVLSVHPRFEIDEERGVIVETDAETTSQVLDAADDTDAEATDRMEPDLDVYADALLLVDALERHDVTALQDMETDGLVNIYTLLSDVQRNANDLRQDVGDVLLSRLHHDRPVSGPFGSVQRTTRRNRSLKDEEEVLDTLAEAGIDRERVMGVDRDKVDDALAVTDLSESDVYEIEESAYVRKAEVDQDRKETRLQGLKDQLAATEGEEAAELRNEIEALEARIDELTEFKSGREFHTQAGGES